The Micromonospora sp. NBC_00421 DNA window ATCACCACGAGCGCCTGGCGCTGCCGGTCCCGCTCGAACGCCTCGCCGATCTTCCGGATCGCCCGGTGCTGGTAGTGCCGCTCGACGATCTCCGGCTTGATGGGCACGTCCGCGAGCGCCAGGCGGGTGGAGCGGCGCTGGATCAGCAGGGCCAGCTCGTCGCGGGTGTAGAAGCCCTGCACCGGGCGGGGCGGGTAGCCGGTGTCGTCCCACAGCCAGGTGTCGTAACCGTTCGTGTAGAAGATGACCGGCCGCTGACCGTACCGCTGCTCCAGGCAGTCGGCGTAGAGCTTGGCCTGCTGCTTGCCGTCGGTGGCATCCCGCCGGGCGCGCTTGGCCTCGACCACCGCGAGCGGCTTGCCGTCGGCACCCCACAGCACGTAGTCGACAAAGCCGGTGCCCGAGCCGTTGGGCATGCCGGTCACCGGGAACTCGCGGTCGTCCGGCCCGTCGAGCCGCCAGCCGGCCTCGGCCAGCATGAGATCGATGTAGAGGTCGCGGGTCTGCGCCTCGTCGTAGTCGTGGTCGTCGGGGCGGGCCTCGTTGGCGGCCTTCGCGGCGGCGATCTGGGCGCGCAGCTTCGCCAGCTCGGCATCGAGGGTGGCGCTCTTCTTCCGCTCGGCGGCGAGCGCCGCGTCCCGGGCGGCGAGCTTCTCGGCGAGCACCTTCAGCTCGGCCCGGGTCTGCTGCCGCACCTCGGAGGGGGCCGGACGGGAGATCAGATCCGGGTCGAAGGCCAACGCGCTCGCCGGCAGGTGCGCCTGGTCGCGGGTGTAGTGCCGGGCGATCCAGTACGTGACGTGGAACAGCTCGCGCAGGACCGGCACCGAGTCCTTGTCGGTCACCGGCGTCTTCTCGTGCACGGCCCGGTTGCCCTGCTTGCGGATGACGTTCATCTTGACCTGGAGGGCGGTGCCGACCAGGTTGCGCAACGTCGGCTCGTGGATCTTTCCAGAAAGATCGTTCTTGTACGGGCGCTTCAGCGTCGCGTCGGCGTCGAAGAGCCAGCCGAGCGCGAGTTCCAGGGTGCGCCGGGCATAGAAGCACGAGCCCCGCGGGTCGGCGACGGCCAGCCGCTCGGCCCGCAGGGCCTCGTCAAGCAGCTCGGGCCACTCGGCCCGCAGGAACGCGAAGTTGCTCATCGGTCGTCGACCCCCCATGGTGGACAGCCCCAGAGCGTCTCACATCAGAGCAACCCCCGGAAAGCCCGATCCTGCAACGACGCGAACAACGCATCTAGTTCGGCCGAACTTGTTCGATACTGCGTTCTGAGTCGCCGCACGGCTTCAGTACGTTCCGCGTACTTTAGCTGAATAGCACGTGGAGGACACGGTATAGCAACGCCCTTCACGTCGTCAAAATTCAGGCCAGCTTTAACTCCCTGACGGTTTCTTCGAAGGATTTGATCTTGCCCAATTGGTGACGACAAATAAGCAGAAAGGTACACCGGCTCCAGTTTTGAGCATCGAAGAATTGAAAGATGCTGGTTAATGTAAGCCGTACTGAGACCATCTGGGACAACGGCTGTGCGGCCGAGATCCGCCGTAATGCTTAACAAGACATCGCCCGGCTCCACCCTTGCTCGCCTTGCTTCAGCGGTTTCCGGCGCTTGCACGTAAGCAACGTCTTCCAGCAGGAGTTCACCACCTCGTACGTTCTGAATCCTGAGGAAGAGGTCTCCGTGATCTGCATAATGGACGGCCCAGCCCCGTGAGCCACTTGTCAGGAAATCAAGGAGCTCTCCAAGAGTAGCGGTTGGCCAATCCGTTAGAATGCTGTGCGTACCTCCAAACATCTCAAGAAAAATGGATTGAGTGAGGACGTCCAGGTGAGCGAGGGATTCCCGGCGCTTGGCGCGGAGTTCGTCCGCCCGATCCAACACGTCGGCGATTCTCTTCTGCTCCAACAGAGACGGAGTCGGAACCGAAAGACCAGCGAGGAAGGCTTCCGGTACGCGACGTTGCCCTGCACTGCCAGTCATCCGACGTTCACCGGCGACGCGAACTTGGGGCCTACGCAGGAAATGGAGGAGATAGCGCGCGTCAAGCCGGGTTTGGTTTGGGCGAATCACATGGAACTCGGTCGAACCGACGCCTATCCGATGCTTGAGCCCAGCCTGAGCAATCTTGCCATTTTCAAAGCAGGGGGTGATCTTCGCGACCAGGACATCCTTATCGGAAAAAACGGTGTAACCCTTGCTGACCTCGCCGAAAGCTCGTTCCTCGCCCATCTCTGTGGTTCCGGTCTGGCCGTCAACCGCAGACATGGGAACGAATGAGATGAGATCATCGTCTGCCGGACGACTGGTCAGCCTTGGATTGATCGAAGCGACATCTGCCAGCTTGGAAGAGGCCGGCGCGCTCATCCGAGCATCGCCTTCAGGTCGGTCATGCCCTGCTGGATCTCGGATTCCAGGCGTTCCAGATCGGCCAGGATGTCCAGTGGCGAGCGATGTTCGGTCTCTTCGTGGACGATCTCCTTGTAGCGGTTGAGGCTGAGGTCGTAGCCCTGCTCGACGATGTCGGCCTTGGGCACACAGAAGCTCTGCTCGGTCCGCGCCCGCTGCAACTCGTCCCCGCCCCGGCGGGACCACCGCGCCAACGCGTCCGGCAGGTTGTTCTTCGCATGCTCGTCCCCGGTCAGCACCGCACCCGGCCCCAACTTCTCGGCCGGCAGCAACGGAGTCCTCTTGTCGTCCAGGCTCCAGCCGTCGGCGGTCACCTCGTAGAACCAGACGTGGTCGGTCCCGCCGCTGTTGGTCTTGGTGAAGAACAGGATCGCGGTGGAGACGCCCGAGTAGGGCTTGAAGGTGCCGCTGGGCAGCTTGACCACTCCGTCGAGCTTCTGGTCCTCGACCAGCATCCGGCGCAGCTCCTTGTGCGCCTTGCTCGATCCGAAGAGGACGCCCTCCGGCACGATCACGGCCGCCCGCCCGCCGGGCTTGAGCAGCCGGAGGAAGAGGGCGAGGAACAACAGCTCGGTCTTCTTGGTCTTGACGACCCGCTGGAGGTCCTTGGACGTGCTCTCGTAGTCGAGGCTGCCGGCGAACGGCGGGTTGGCCAGGATCAGCGAGTACTTCTCGGACTCGCCGCTGACGCTCTCGGCGAGCGAGTCGCGGTAGCGGATATCCGGGCTGTCCACGCCGTGCAGCAGCATGTTCATGCTGCCGATCCGCAGCATCGTGCCGTCGAAGTCGAAGCCGTGGAACATGTTCCCGTGGAAGTGTTCCCGCTGCTTCGTGTCGAGCAGCGCCTCCGGGTGGACGCGCCGGACGTACTCGTTGGCCTCGACCAGGAAGCCAGCGGTGCCGCAGGCCGGGTCGCAGATCTCGTCGTCCGGCCTCGGGGCGGTCATCTCGACCATGAGCTGGATGATGTGCCGGGAGGTGCGGAACTGTCCATTGTGTCCGGCCGTGGCGATCTTGCTGAGCATGTACTCGTAGAGGTCACCCCTGGTGTCCCGGTCATCCATCGGGAGCTTGTCGAGCATGTCGACCACTCGGTCGAGAAGCGCCGGGCTGGGGATGGTGAACCGGGCGTCCCGCATATGGTGCGAATAGGTGGAGCCGTCGCCACCGAGCCGCTGGAGGTACGGGAACACCTGGTGGGTGACGGTCTTGAACATCGTCTCCGGATCCAGGTCCTTGAACCTCGACCAGCGGAGTTCCTGCTCGTCCGGCTTGAACCGCAGGGTGACCGAGGCGTCCGGGAAACGTTCCGCCTTCTTCAACTCCCGCGTCTCGATCTCGTCCAGCCGCTTGATGAAGAGCAGGTAGGTGATCTGCTCGATCACCTCCAGCGGGTTGGAGATGCCGCCCGACCAGAAGGCATCCCAGACGCGATCGATCCTGCTCTTCAGTTCACCGGTTATCACGTGCCTCGTCCCCATGGGTGTCGCGTCATGCTTGGCCTCACAGGCTAGCCCTCGCCAATGGTCAAGTGGAGCGGGCTTGCCGGCCAGGACTTGCTGGCCGGCAGGCAGCGGCGGCGTCGAGGACGTCGTGGGCGGCGGCCGACAATCGGCAGTCCGGAATCCGGCAGACCCGACAGTGACCGTCCGGGCCGGGCCGGTGGTCGCGGAGGACCGCTCGGGCGGTGAGGATCAGCCGGTTGCGGATCTGCGCCAGCGACAGGTGCGGCCCGGTCATGGTCAGGTCACCCCGAGGGCGGCGGCGAGCTGGATGCTCGTGGCCGGGGCGTGCGGGGCGCGGGCCACCTGGCCGAGCACGTCCCGGGCGACCGGTCGGTGGCGCACCTCGGCGGGTGCCATCCGGTCGGCGTCGGCCAGCACCCGGCCGGCGTTGGCCGGGTCGTCGGCCTGGAGGTAGGCGCGGGCCGCGTCGATCAGGTGCGCCGCCCGGTGTTCCAGCGGCAGCCACCGCCAGGCGTCCCGCCGGGTCGTCCTCTCGTGCCAGGCCACCGCCTCGCCGGCATGGCCCAGGTCGAGGGCGACGGCGGTACGGGCGAGGTCGACCGCCGTCGGCCCGAACGCGGTCCGGTGGTGGTCGTGGCCCTCGCCGACCTGCGCGGCCATGTCGGCGGCCTCGTCGAGGAGTTCACCGGTGGCGCGGTCGTCACCCCGGTGGGCCGCTGCCAGGGCGGCCTGCACCAGCAGCGTCCCGCACAACGACAATTCGCCAGGGTCACCGTCCTCGGGTTCGAGCGGGGCGATCCGGTACGCGGCGGCGAGCGCCGCCGACACCGCCGCCCGTGGCCACCCCGAGGCGCGGAACACCTGCCCGAGCTGCACCGTGGCGGCGGCCACCAGCAGGGGGTCGCCGGCCCCGGTTGCCATGGCCCGATCTGCGGCCAGCCAGGCCAGCTCGGCCTCGCCGAGCTTCACCAGCAGCGACGCGGTGAGCCGGTAGACCTCCACCAGCAGCGGGCGGCTCCGCTCGTGATCGTCGGCGGCTACCCGTTGCACGCCGGCCAGCAGACCCGGCAGAACGTCGGTCACCTGCGGATACCGGGCATGTTGGAACAGCACCCAGGTGTGCTCGACATCCCGGACCACCCGGTCGGCCGAGGGCACCCCACGGGCCGCCGGTCGACCCAGAGCGATTTCGTACGCCGACAGCGCCTCCCGGATCCGCGCCACCCTCTCGACCCCCTGAGCCGTCACGGCGGGTTGGGTGTCCCTGCCGAGCAGCACGGCGGCGTCGATCCGCAGCACGGCGGCGATCTCCCGCAACGTCGACACCTTGTCGAGCGACCGGATACCGCGCTCGACCTTGTCGACCCAGGACTTCGACCTGCCGAGCCGATCGGCGAACACCTGCTGCGACAACCTGCGCCGCCCCCGCCAGTACGCCACCCGCCGGCCGACAGGCAGCAGCTCACTGCTGTCCACGACGCCACCGCCGATCCGGCACCGCCCTGGTGGTCTCCTCGGCCGGTATCCGCTCCGCCTCGGCCTGGGCGAGGATCCGTTGCCGGGCCGCCTCGCGCTCCGCCGCCTGGATCTGCTCGCCCCGGTCCGCCCGGTCGGACTTGCGCCGCGCCTTCACGACCAGCACCCCGCCCGGTACTCCCCCGCCAGCGTCAACAGCGGCCGTTCCGGCAGCAGCGGCCGTTCCGGCAGGTGGGGCACCCGCGCCACCCCGATCACCCGGTACGCCGCCAGGCGCTCCGCATGGTTCGTCGCCGGCCGGAGGCGGTCGAGCGGGTTGACCCGACGACGCCTGAACGGCCGCCAGAGCCTCGCCAGCAGACCGGGGTACGCCGAATCCTTCGCATGCCGAGCCATGGACACCTCCCGAGACGTAGCTACTTCCGCACCAAGAGTGACAACCTTGGTTCGGCAAGTCTAGGCTTCCATGGAAAGTTTCTTGGGAGGCTCGCCTTTCGCCTGGCGACCTTGATCCTGGCGATGGAAAGGGGAACACTGACGGTGTTCGCGACCTTGGAGGTAGACGTGGCGAGGACGAGCGGTCCGACGATCGCGCGGTGGCAACTCGGCCGGGAGCTGCATCGGCTTCGTGAGATAGCCGGCGTCTCGCACAAGGAGATTGCGACCGAACTGGGCTGTTCCGAGTCGAAGATCTACAAGATCGAATCAGGCGTGGTCGGCGTCAGCCGGGCCGACGTGATCGTGATGCTCAGCCGCTACGGCGTCAGTGACGATCGGATACGGCAAACCGCTCTCGACCTCCAGCGCCAAGGCAAGGAGCGAGGTTGGTGGGCGAAGTTCGGCCAGCTCCCGAACCCTTACAGCATGTACATCGGGCTGGAGTCCGCAGCGATCGCAGTCCGAAACTTCGAGCTGGCCGTTGTACCCGGGTTGCTCCAGACCGAGGCATACGCCCATGCGATCACCAGTGCTGCTTGGCCGGGACAGAGCGAGGAAGCACGCCGCCGCGTCGCGGTGCGGATGACCAGGCAGGATTGCCTGACCGAAGAGCCGGTCCTGAAGCTCTGGGCAATCGTCGACGAGGGCGTGCTACATCGTCAGACCGGCGGCCCAGATGTCATGCGCGCCCAACTCCACCATCTCATCGAGATGGGCGACCGGCCGAACATCGAGCTTC harbors:
- a CDS encoding helix-turn-helix domain-containing protein; translated protein: MILAMERGTLTVFATLEVDVARTSGPTIARWQLGRELHRLREIAGVSHKEIATELGCSESKIYKIESGVVGVSRADVIVMLSRYGVSDDRIRQTALDLQRQGKERGWWAKFGQLPNPYSMYIGLESAAIAVRNFELAVVPGLLQTEAYAHAITSAAWPGQSEEARRRVAVRMTRQDCLTEEPVLKLWAIVDEGVLHRQTGGPDVMRAQLHHLIEMGDRPNIELQVLPFGEGWHPGTVGSFSILEFPEDIHSPVVYVVSQAGDAYLEREDDLRRVTLTYTHLHAAALSVTKSRDLIAAIAKDMT
- a CDS encoding restriction endonuclease subunit S, with protein sequence MSAPASSKLADVASINPRLTSRPADDDLISFVPMSAVDGQTGTTEMGEERAFGEVSKGYTVFSDKDVLVAKITPCFENGKIAQAGLKHRIGVGSTEFHVIRPNQTRLDARYLLHFLRRPQVRVAGERRMTGSAGQRRVPEAFLAGLSVPTPSLLEQKRIADVLDRADELRAKRRESLAHLDVLTQSIFLEMFGGTHSILTDWPTATLGELLDFLTSGSRGWAVHYADHGDLFLRIQNVRGGELLLEDVAYVQAPETAEARRARVEPGDVLLSITADLGRTAVVPDGLSTAYINQHLSILRCSKLEPVYLSAYLSSPIGQDQILRRNRQGVKAGLNFDDVKGVAIPCPPRAIQLKYAERTEAVRRLRTQYRTSSAELDALFASLQDRAFRGLL
- a CDS encoding helix-turn-helix domain-containing protein, which produces MDSSELLPVGRRVAYWRGRRRLSQQVFADRLGRSKSWVDKVERGIRSLDKVSTLREIAAVLRIDAAVLLGRDTQPAVTAQGVERVARIREALSAYEIALGRPAARGVPSADRVVRDVEHTWVLFQHARYPQVTDVLPGLLAGVQRVAADDHERSRPLLVEVYRLTASLLVKLGEAELAWLAADRAMATGAGDPLLVAAATVQLGQVFRASGWPRAAVSAALAAAYRIAPLEPEDGDPGELSLCGTLLVQAALAAAHRGDDRATGELLDEAADMAAQVGEGHDHHRTAFGPTAVDLARTAVALDLGHAGEAVAWHERTTRRDAWRWLPLEHRAAHLIDAARAYLQADDPANAGRVLADADRMAPAEVRHRPVARDVLGQVARAPHAPATSIQLAAALGVT
- a CDS encoding type I restriction-modification system subunit M translates to MGTRHVITGELKSRIDRVWDAFWSGGISNPLEVIEQITYLLFIKRLDEIETRELKKAERFPDASVTLRFKPDEQELRWSRFKDLDPETMFKTVTHQVFPYLQRLGGDGSTYSHHMRDARFTIPSPALLDRVVDMLDKLPMDDRDTRGDLYEYMLSKIATAGHNGQFRTSRHIIQLMVEMTAPRPDDEICDPACGTAGFLVEANEYVRRVHPEALLDTKQREHFHGNMFHGFDFDGTMLRIGSMNMLLHGVDSPDIRYRDSLAESVSGESEKYSLILANPPFAGSLDYESTSKDLQRVVKTKKTELLFLALFLRLLKPGGRAAVIVPEGVLFGSSKAHKELRRMLVEDQKLDGVVKLPSGTFKPYSGVSTAILFFTKTNSGGTDHVWFYEVTADGWSLDDKRTPLLPAEKLGPGAVLTGDEHAKNNLPDALARWSRRGGDELQRARTEQSFCVPKADIVEQGYDLSLNRYKEIVHEETEHRSPLDILADLERLESEIQQGMTDLKAMLG